A window from Bos indicus isolate NIAB-ARS_2022 breed Sahiwal x Tharparkar chromosome 1, NIAB-ARS_B.indTharparkar_mat_pri_1.0, whole genome shotgun sequence encodes these proteins:
- the LOC139182757 gene encoding collagen, type I, alpha 1a-like gives MHAAGRRDLPAPRRAPRGQAGSGAHTAGPRELPARFPSPLFSCQRGSHGGPGGVRSAVVCRGRCVRASTPRARAIVFFSHPEWAFKGESEARSERASARGRGKEGGGGAAGGRGRGRRRPRSGGTGAPPAGARSRPGAHPAAAPGRARCARGSADPRAAAAAAAAPARFSPWRRSLGGRPPAGRAGALAAAAAAARRSRLPPRARRPGLGRSGRPGARAETGAGAATTRARGWMDKEDVVCVSSGILLSHEEEWSNALAAVWMHHDLFLIGYNFSVSLSDKYYCLFVF, from the exons ATGCACGCGGCCGGCCGACGGGACCTTCCCGCTCCGCGCCGGGCGCCGCGCGGCCAAGCCGGCTCCGGGGCGCACACAGCGGGTCCCCGCGAGCTCCCGGCGCGCTTCCCGAGTCCCCTTTTCTCTTGCCAAAGAGGGTCCCACGGCGGGCCCGGAGGCGTTCGTTCAGCCGTAGTCTGTCGGGGCAGGTGTGTGCGCGCGTCCACACCCCGAGCGAGGGCGA TTGTCTTCTTTTCCCATCCGGAGTGGGCGTTTAAAGGGGAGAGCGAGGCGCGGAGCGAGCGCGCGAGCGCGCGGGGCCgggggaaggaagggggagggggtgcggccggggggagggggcgggggcggcggcgccCGCGGTCTGGAGGCACCGGGGCGCCCCCCGCGGGAGCCCGCAGCCGCCCGGGCGCGCATCCAGCCGCAGCCCCGGGCCGGGCACGCTGCGCCCGGGGCTCGGCGGAcccgcgcgccgccgccgccgccgccgcggctcCCGCCCGGTTCTCCCCCTGGCGGCGGAGCCTCGGCGGCCGCCCGCCCGCAGGGCGCGCCGGAGCCctagccgccgccgccgccgccgcgcgccGCTCCCGGCTCCCTCCCCGCGCGCGCCGGCCGGGCCTGGGGCGCAGCGGGCGGCCAGGGGCGCGCGCCGAGACGGGCGCCGGAGCCGCGACCACCCGGGCGCGAGG atggatggataaagaagatgtggtatgtgtaagcagtggaatattactcagccatgaagaaGAATGGAGTAATGCCCTTGCAGCAGTGTGGATGCACCATGATCTTTTCTTGATTGGATACAATTTTTCTGTATCACTCTCTGATAAATattactgtttgtttgttttttaa